Genomic segment of Cyanobacterium stanieri LEGE 03274:
ATCAAGAATATTATCAGCTAAATCAAGAGGATTACCATTAAAAGATAACTGAATTAAACCAGCAGTATCCGCTAAAAAAAGATTATCATACTTACGAATCATCGTATCAATAGCACCAAGTAAAGCCTCCTCCGTCAACTTAAACACTAAACCAGGGCTACCATAATCATAAAGTAATCTGCTGATACTAATGGTTGTCTGATTATCACTCACCCAACTAGCATATTCCAAACAAGTAGCCACCACAATTTCAGGGGCTAAATTTGGTTTACTGCCAAAACGAAAACGATAATTTTTGTTATGGAGAGGCTGATAAATTAACCCTAAACCCGCAAAAGGAGAATCAATGGAATCTTCCACAAAACCATCATCACCAGTATCCACATACATCCTGAAAATACAAGTCATATCTTTGTTAAGGGAAGAATCAGCAATATTAGGCTTAATCTCATCCCGAAACTTCTTCAAGCCGTTAAGCAAGTCATCTCGACTAAATTCGGTTTCATTAAAAAGATTAAAAGTATAATACCATGACGCACCATTACAACTCGGTTTAAGGAAATGCCAATGTAATAACCACAAAGACGCAGGATTTTCCAAGTATTTATCCCAACCATTTTCCCCTAACAACCTTTGCCCAAAATCTGAGGGATTATCATCATTATCAGTCACTTTAAAAGCATTACACCAATAACGGATACTCCTCACCATATTTTTACCCACTCCCAAACGAATGGGGGCATCATTTGCCTGAAAAATATTATTATCTATACTAGCCGCACTAAAACCTTTATTTAACCATCCCCATCGAGGGTGAAATGTTTCATGACGGGCAAAAACTGGGTTTATGGGATTATCTAACAGATTTAATGGTAATTTGGTTTGAGTCATTGGGTGTTATGGATTACTGTTTAAGGGTATTATGCAATGGGTTTTATATCAATATTTAATTTATTTGATGTGCCATAATTATTTTAATGGCCACCAAGAAACTTTATCCCTAGTGGCACTATAAACTTCTTTTAATTCTTCTGGTTGTAGGATATGAATTACATCATCGGATGTGCTATTATTTTTATCTAGTTTGATTAATCCTTCCTTTTGCATTCCTTTTAAAACTTGTTCAACGGTGCGCTGGTTGAGTTGACAGGCTTTGGCGATTACTTCCACAGCCAAATCAAGGATATAAACTCCTTTTTCATTG
This window contains:
- a CDS encoding DUF4007 family protein — its product is MTQTKLPLNLLDNPINPVFARHETFHPRWGWLNKGFSAASIDNNIFQANDAPIRLGVGKNMVRSIRYWCNAFKVTDNDDNPSDFGQRLLGENGWDKYLENPASLWLLHWHFLKPSCNGASWYYTFNLFNETEFSRDDLLNGLKKFRDEIKPNIADSSLNKDMTCIFRMYVDTGDDGFVEDSIDSPFAGLGLIYQPLHNKNYRFRFGSKPNLAPEIVVATCLEYASWVSDNQTTISISRLLYDYGSPGLVFKLTEEALLGAIDTMIRKYDNLFLADTAGLIQLSFNGNPLDLADNILDDFFLIIDG